A window of Candidatus Saccharibacteria bacterium oral taxon 488 genomic DNA:
CCTTGGCGCAGGCTGATGAACATATGAAGACAACCCGCGCGTCGCCGTGGCTATTGGTTGAGACGGCGCTGGTTAGTGTGATTAGAAGAGATCACTAAGCCAGCATAAGCTATTTATATGCTTGACAAAATAATTATTATATAGTAAAATTTAAGCTACTGTTAGTTCACCAGAAAGATAAGAAAGGAATTGACCATGATGCATAGAGATACGCCGCCCGGTACGCAGGAGTTTAGTGGCGGGGATTCAAGTGAGGGCAAACGGTGGGAGGAGTTTGTGGACGAATTTAATCGAAAAAAACAACGGGAAAAAACAGACATTGACGAAGGATTTATTGATAGAGAGCCTGTATTAGTAATTGCTGATATGGTAAGACATGTTGGTAAGGACTGTCCTCATCTCGTTCAGCTGTGTGAGAATGTCGATATGGAAGATCGTCGGCAATCGGTTGCGGCAGATATAGATATTGCTCTACACGAGATGAGTCCCGAGGGGCTGTATGACGTGGCGAAAGAGATAAAGGATAATTATTATGAATGGAACGCAGGAAGGTTTAGGCCACTGACTGGGTCTAGGGTGCCACATGCTGATAGTAGGGTTCAGTACTTATACGAAAGCATGGCAGGGGTTAAGATTCCTAAGGAGGTTTTCTACGATTCAAAATTTGAAGCAGCTGCTAACGGTTTTAGTTATTTCTATGATCCAGACTTTCCGCGTCATGAGACGCTTAAACAGAGAAAACTTAGTTCGGGAAAAATGACCGCTGATGAGCTGCGGGAGCGGATGTTGAAGAGTGCTGACGGGTGTCTCTATGACGCGTTAAGGACGATTATTGAAAAAAGCGTAAACAAAGGTACACGAGGCCGTGTAGTATTTCTTACCGATGCCAGCTACTGCCCTCAGCTCATAACACGGTTAGTGACAACACTTGAAGTATATGCAGACCTACCGCAGGGGACTCTTCTGAAACGGGTGGATATGAATGATTTATTTAATAAAATGGGAATGGAGCTTAGCTCTGACGAAAAGCGGGTCGTAGGGATTTCTTGGGTTTGATTTTCGTAAGATTAGCAAATTACTCCCGCCAGTCGACGGGAGTAATTGTTGATGCAACCGTGAATGGCTAGTTAGCCTCTTTGGCTGCTGGCTTTTTTGCAGCTGGTTTTTTGGTAGCAGTTGACTTCGCAGTGGTTTTTGCCGCCGTCTTTGCTGGAGCTTTGGCGGCTGCCTTTTTAGTTGCTTCAAGCTTCACACCAGCTTCCTTGGCGATAGCTGAGAGAGCGCTCTTGCGCCGAGCGGCAGTATTTTTCTTGAGCAAGTTCTTTTTGACAGCGGTGTCAAGCTCACTATGAGCAGCAGCCAGCGTCGCGGCGCTTGGCTCGGCCATAAAGGCCTTGACGGCTGACTTGATGTCGCGCTTGATACCGATATTGCGCTCGCGGCGTTTTAGGGTTTGTTTTGCCCGTTTGATGGCGGATTTGATGATTGGCATAGATTTCCTTTACCTCTATAAATTTGTTTCGCTAATCAAGGATGGATTATACAGAAAAACCCGATAAAAGTAAAGACTGGCCCATATTTTACTGCCCAGTCTATTGACTTTTCTGAAATGCTTATGTATAATCTAACCCAAAGGTATAAACAAAAATAAATAGGATACAAGATAATGGCGAGCCAGTCACAAAAGCAGCAGATCATTCAGAGCATCAAGGATGTGACTAACATTTTGGTGACGGTGAGCACTGATCCGTCGGTGGATGAGCTGTCGGCGGCACTGGGACTAACGATTTTCCTGAATAAACTCGGCAAGCACGCCACGGCTGTTTTTAGTGGTAAAATTCCGCCGGCAATTTCCTTCCTCGAGCCAGATGAGACGTTTGAGGCCACGGCGGACAGCCTGCGTGATTTTATCATCGCGCTTGATAAGGAAAAAGCCGATCATCTGCGCTACAAGGTGGTCGATGATGCGGTGAAGATTTTTATCACGCCGTACCGGGCGACAATTACCGAGGCGGATTTAGAGTTCTCGCAGGGTGATTATAATATTGAGTTGGTGCTTGCGCTCAATGTTGAGAGCCAGGATCATCTCGACAAGGCGCTGACGGCTCATGGCAAGATTTTGCATGATGCGGTGGTATCGACGGTGACTGCCGGCATGGTGAGGAGTAATCTCGGGACGGTCGATTGGCATGATGATAGGGCGTCAGGTGTCAGTGAGATGTTGGTTGATTTGATTGATGAGCTGCGAACACCGAAAGTGACTATGGATGAGCAGATCGCAACGGCGTTACTAACCGGTGTTGTGGCAGCGACGGAACGGTTTAGTAATAACTTAACCTCGTCACGAGTCATGACATTGGCAGCAGAACTGATGGCGGTCGGTGCGAATCAGCAATTGATCGCTACCAAGTTGGCCGAGGGGCAGGCTATTAAGGCCGAGGAGCGTTCAAAGTCAGAGCAATCACAGCAGGCGGCTGATGACACAGCTGATGATAAGACGGATGATGACGATGGCGGGGATGGTTCTAATTTCAAGGTTGAGCGGGGGAGGCGCTCAAGGACAGCTGATCCCAGAAGAGATGATGGTGCGTTATCAATCAGCCACGAGCGGCGGGGTAGCCTTGATGAGGTAGCCAAACAGACTCGGGCAGAAGAGCAGGATGCAGCGGCTCGTGTGGCCACGGCGCAGCTTGATCGCCTTCGAGCAGCGTCAGTGACGAGCGGACGGAGTAGTACGCCATCGACATCGCAACCAATCAGTGCGTCGGTGTCGGCTGAGCCAGAAACGGCCACGCCACTACTAGGTGGAACGCTGAACGCGACGACGGAGCGGGCGGCTGAGGATAAGCACCGCGATCTTGACACTGATCAAAACAAGACCATCTTGCATCACGGTACCTATGTCGGTGCGTCGCGGCCGGCCCTCGGCGAATCGCCGTTGAATGCTGCCATGGGGAAGTCTGATGAACCGCCGAGCGTTGACCCGTTTGCGACCACCAATAAGGACGAAGCGGTCATTGCCGCACTAAAAGAGGAGACGCAGGCGCTGGCTGACAAGCAGACTCAATCTACCGCGCCGCCATCGCTGCCAGATTCTGAGCGCGACGCCCGCGCGGCAATTACCGAGGCGCTGGCTGCTGCACCGCCGCTTGAACCCGCAGCTTCGCCCGCTCCGGTAGTTTCATCTTCGCCGCTACCGACAGTGTCGTCTGCTCCGGCTACGCTCGCTGATATTGAGTCTAATGTGATGCATGGCCTGCCGCCGCTGCCTGATTTCTCTGATTTTTCGGGTTCAGGCCTACCGCCGCTGCCACCAGCTCCGGTCGGTGCTGTAGATGGGGGACTGCCAGCGTTGAACACCTCACCCTCAGTGCCATCCGCTCCGGCGCCGCCGCGCACCTTTAATCCGTCCCAATTCCAGATCCCGGGACAAAAATAGCCCATGGATGAGGTGCTGCTCATTGATAAGCCGGCTGGCATGACAAGTTTCGGGGTAGTAGCGCGGTTGCGGCGGGTGCTCAGCCAGGCGGCGGGCAAGAAAGTGAAAGTTGGCCATACTGGTACGCTCGATCCGTTCGCTACGGGACTGATGATTATCGTGACGGGCAAGAAGTGCCGCGAGGCTGATACCTTTACAAAGCTTGATAAGTGGTATGAAGCAGAAATCATGCTTGGCCAGATATCGACAACCGGTGACCCCGAGGGTGAACTGACTCACGTGTCGGTGCGGCAGCCGTCTCGCAGTGAGGTTGAAGCGGCACTCGGTACATTTGTGGGTGAAATCAAACAGCGCCCACCGATATTTAGCGCCATCAAGATCAATGGCCGTCGGGCCTATCAGCTGGCACGTCAAGGCCAGCCGGTCGATATGCCGGAGCGCACCGTGTCGATCTACGCCCTGGAGCTTGTCACCTATGAGTATCCTCGCCTGGTGATTCGAGCGCATGTTTCGAGTGGTACGTATATTCGGAGTTTAGCGGTTGATATTGGTCAGAAGCTAGAAACAGGGGCCTACTGCCGCCGGCTGCGCCGCCAGGCTATCGCTGAATATGACGTCACTCAGGCAAAACCATTAGCGGATTTTGGGATTTCGTCTTGAAGTGCTATTATCAAAGCATGGGTAGGCAGACAGGTTTTACAATCGTTGAACTATTAATTGTGATGGTCGTGATCGCGATTTTGGCGACCATCGGTATTGTGGCGTATTCGGGCGTGCGCCAGGACGCCACTGACACCAAGATCCGTTCCATTGTCAAGATCGCTGGGGACGCGTTGCAGATATATGACACACAGAAACGAACGCTGCCGTCAGGACAGGGGACGTTCAATAACGCTAATAGCGTTGACTCACTTGTGCCGCAGTATATCCAGCCGGGGTATCGCGAGGGTGTCAGCAGCAAGAACGCGTCAAATCCAAACGATATTTTTGTCTGGTATCCGTGCAAAGATACCTCCGGCAAGATAACAGGTATCGCGGTATTTGCGGCCCTTAATTCCGCCAAGCCGCAGGAGTCGGCTCAGGTTAATGCGGTCAAGGCGACCTGTAACATTCCGGGCGCCGCCGTGCCGACCACCGGTAATCCGGCGTATAATTACGTGCAGACATTTTAGCAAATGCGGCTGATTTGCGTTTTTAGTGTAGCATTGGTATAATGACGAAGCTATGATTAGCAAAGACGATAAAGCGAAAGCAATTGCTTTGACTCAGGTCAACAAGGACGACGTTGGCAGCCCGCAGGCGCAGGTGTCGATCTTGACGGCTCGTATCAAAGAGGTCACAAAGCACCTGAAGGCGAATAAGCACGACTTCATGGCGCGCCGTGGCTTAATCCAGATGGTTGGCAAGCGCAAGCGCCTGCTCAGATACCTGGAGCGAACTGATTTTGAGAGTTATAAAGCGGTTGTGGCTGCCCTGGGTCTGCGTAAATAGTCGCGCTGGGTAGCTGTACGGATATCCACCTTGATATATCACGAGGTGGGTATTTTGATTTAGCGCGGTGTAGCCACGAAAACCATTCGGCCGTCAGCCGCGCCGCCGAGGGTGCATGAATAGAGGGTAAGCTGTGGTTTGTTGGTTCGGTTTTCGATGTGAACGGCATCCGGCTTGACATCAAATAGCCGGGATATGACGTAGGTGTAGCGCTTGCCGCGGTAGTCAATGATTATTTCATCGCCAATGCGTAGCTTATCAATGTTGTAGAATGGCGATTTTTGGATGGTTTGCTGTGGTGTTAGACCCATGATAAATCGATGGGCAGACAAAACAAAGTTGCCGCCGTCAACTGGGTTGCCATTCTCTGGCTGACGCCACCATGCACCTCGTTCCATAGTCTCGGCACCGCCAGTAGCGTACGGCACGTTAATGTCAATTTTGGGAATATAGAGACGATCCTCGGTGATGTTGGTTTCTGGCGTAGCGGCGAGAAGCTGGGTAGTTTCGTTACGCATTGGGTTAATGAGCTGAGCGCGAAAGAATGGACTAAACGCCGTGATGAGTGTGTAGCCGCCGCCAGCGAGCATGATAATAGCCAGACTCATACTGAGCCATCGGCGGCAGCTTTTGGCGTGGGTTATCTGCTTCACTTGTTAATTGTAGCATGGGCGTATCAGCCTAGTAGTATGGGTCGTTATCCCATCGTGGTGAGCTAATCTGTTTGGGGGGTGCTGTTTGACTTTTTATAGTTTTTATGCTAAATTACAGAGTATGAATGAATACGCGCCGCGGGCTGATAAATTACCGCCAGATGTGGCTAAACAAGTGGCAAGGGTTAGTGAAGTTGTGGCTGCTGTTAAGAAGCAGATTGGTCCGGATGGGGGACGATTAAGTGATGGCCCGCTGCATCTTGAGAAGTTGGAAGAGCTGAGTGCTGATGATCATAATTCAAGATTTACAGATGCGGATAATTTTTGGAAAAACGGTATGGATCCGTCGCAAGCAAATTCGTCGCAAGACGGCTCTGATACGTCTGAAAAACTGCCGAGTAAATTTGTTAATAATTTTTGGCAGTACTTCTTTCCGGATAAAATGTTTGAGGATGACTTATTGGGGCCAACGGTCCTAAATAAACCGCCGCGGAAACTGCTTAAAGAAACAGGAGGAGGACTCCTCACATCGGTTCAGCAGCTGTTTGGGATGTTATTTAAGGATACCAATATTGATAGCCACAAACTTGTTACCCTGGAGTCAGCAGCTGGTGAAGAGCACCTTACCGATCTTAAGGAGGCAATGTTTATGCTCTATAAGCTGGCGCTACATACGGTTACTCAGCAAGATGCTGCTGGGGCTGGGTGTCCAAGTGCACATGCTTATTTATGCCTGTAGGAGCTTCATATGACGAGTCATGAACAATCGGAAAAAAAGAGTCCAATAAGTCGGCGTGGTCTACTGTGTGGTGCGGTTGGAGCAGTGGCGGCCACAGCTGGTGGGCTGCTTATGAATCGTGGCGATGAAAGTCAGCGGAGAGTATCGGTAGAGACGAATGCTCCGAAGCTTGATCTTGATTGGGCGTATGAGATATATGATGCGGCGTACGATATGTTCCTGCGATGTATCAGAGAAATACCTACGACTCCTGTATTTACTGGTCGTGAGCCATTAGCGCTACCACCGCCAACCTCCGCATCGCGTACTGGCGGGAAGGGCTATGGATTTATGACCGGAGAAGCAGTGGTGAAAAATGGTAAGAGTAGTTTTCACATGGAGTCTGTGATGGCGTCGGCTCCTGACGATGATTCACAAGTCGAAGCGGGGATTCGTCTTTTGCTCCAGACTGGCCAGCCAAGCCTTACGGTAGCTGAAATGAATGCAACGTGGACTGTAGCGCGGGTGGCTATGCTAACGGATGAGGATTTCTTGAAATATATCAAGCGATATGCCCCAGACGTAATTGCTTTGTCTTTCGTGCCAGAGTTGGAACGGCCGCCACACGTTTCGCATGGTAGCGAGCAGAACTATGAGAGGTATACCATGGCACCGGGTGTGGAGGGCTTTGCTATTAGTCATCGAGGGGGGCATGGGTTACGATGGCTTTCACCGACCGATGAAACGCTCTCTGGTGTCAGTGACGTTTTTGGTAGTATTCAGAGCGAGTTTCACCAGGCTGGCTTTCTCTAAAGCGTGCGGCCCTGTGATATAATAGAAAGCGCGAATATAACCCGCAGACGGTGATGGATGTGTGGTGTGTTGATAGTAAACCAGTACGCATACACCTGTTACTGTCTTTGCGAGAAAGAGAGGATCTATGGCAATTATTAACCCGAGTGGCAAGGAGATTTTTAGCGTTACCACCGAGCTGTGCGGCCGTCCGCTGACACTGGAGGTGAACCGGGTCGGCTTTCGGACGACGGGCAGCGTGCTGGTGCGCTACGGCGATACAGTGGTACTGGGCAGTGCCCAGGTAGGCAGCCGGCCAGTGCAGCTGGATTATTTCCCGCTGTCGATTGATTATGAAGAAAAATTTTATGCCGCGGGAAAGATTTCTGGCAGCCGCTTTATCAAGCGCGAAGGTCGCCCGAGCGACGAGGCGGTGCTGATCGGCCGGTTGATTGATCGTCCGATTCGACCGCTGTTCCCGAAGGGTTATCGCCAAGAAGTGCAAGTGGTGGCGACGGTACTAAGCATGGATCCGGATTTTCGCCCGGATGTCATCGCTATGATTGCGGCGTCGAGCGCGCTGATGCTGACTGGTACACCATTTGACGGACCGGTGGCGGGGCTCCGCGTCGGGCGGGTAAATGGCGAATTCAAAGCCTTTTTGACTCCGGAAGAGCGGGCGCAGTCTGATCTTGACCTGGTGGTGGCTGGGATTGAAAGTGGTATCACTATGGTGGAGGCTGGTGCTCGGGAAGTATCAGAAGAGGTGGTTGTCGATGCCATGGCGTGGGCGCACCAGATGATGCAGCCAGCGATTCAGTTGCAGCGCGAGCTAGCGGCTAAAGTGGCGCCAACTCCGCAAGAATACCATCTGGTTTTGCCTGACGAAGCTATCCAGCAGACGGCTGATGAGTGGGTTGACGGCAAATTAGGCGAGAAAGTCCGCCGGCCGTATCCAGAGCGCAACGAAGTGGTTAACGAGATTCGCTGGGCATTTCACGAAGCGATGGTCGAAAAGCTAGGTTTGAGTGCTGAGGAGTACGACGAAGTGCGCGATGAATACGATGAAGCATTTACCTTGGCATTGCACAACGATGTGCGCCGCGGTATCGTCGAGGATAATATGCGTCCAGACGGCCGCAAACTAACTGAAATTCGCCCATTAAGTTCAGAAGTTGGTTTGCTACCACGGGCGCACGGCTCAAGCCTGTTTACTCGCGGCGTGACTCAGGGTATGAACATTGTGACTTTGGCGCCGCTGAGTTACGCGCAGCTGGTTGATACCATGGAGGTTAACGACGGCGAACGGCGCTATATGCATCATTACAATGCGCCTGGCTATACGGTTGGCGAGGTTAAGCGGATGGGCAGCCCGGGCCGGCGCGAAATTGGCCACGGCTACTTGGCAGAGCGAGCCTTAACGCCGGTGCTGCCGAGCGAGGAAGATTTCCCGTACGCTATTCGCAGTGTTACCGAAATTATGAGTCAGAACGGTTCGACGTCAATGGCGGCGACTTGCTCGAGCTGTTTGGCGCTGATGGATGCCGGCGTGCCTCTCTCGGCGCCAGTTAGCGGCATTGCCATGGGTCTGATGATGGACGGTGATACGCCGTATGTATTAAGCGACATCGCTGATGCCGAGGACTTTGCTGGCGATATGGATTTCAAGGTGACTGGTACGGCCAAGGGCATCACGGCGCTCCAGATGGATATGAAGGTGCATGGCTTGCCGGTGGCAGTGCTGCGCCAAGCGATTGAGCAGAGTAAGGCGGGCCGGGCGTTTATCCTTGACCATATGCTGAGTATTTTGCCAGCGCCGCGGGAGACACTCAGCCCGTATGCGCCGCGGATTGAAAAGCTAAAAATTGATCCAGATAAAATCGGCGCCGTGATCGGTAAGGGCGGCGAGGTGATTAACAAGATTACCAGCGAGACTGGTGCCGAGGTTGATATCAAGGAAGACGGCTTGATTACTATCGCCAGCCCGAACGGCGAGTCAATTGAGAAGGCGCTTGTTTGGATTAAAAGCCTGGTCGAAGAGCCAGAAGTTGGCAAAATCTACGAAGGCAAGGTCGTCAGTATCAAAGATTTCGGGGCCTTCGTGAATATTCTGCCAGGAGTTGACGGCATGGTGCATATCTCGAAGCTAGCAGATCACCGCGTGGCTAAGGTGACGGATGTAGTCAAGGAAGGACAAACCGTTCGCGTAAAAATCACCGGCATTGATGAGCGCGGTAAGATTAACTTGACGATGATCGGGTTGTAACTTTTGCTTTTTAGCAAAATACGATACAATGAGAATGTAAGAGTAATTGAGGGGGATTATGGACGACAAGAATAATAAGAACGTACCACAACCGACAGCAACATCGCCCGTGGCGACCGAGCAGACTGCTCCGGCGCCCTCGCAGCCAGTACCACCGGTGCCGCAGCCACAGCAGCCACTGCAGCAAGGTGTACCGATGCAGCCCAAGAAAGGGTTGAGCAAGGGTGCGCTATGGGGTATCATTGGCGGTTCAATAGGTTTGATAGTTATCGTGGTTGGCATCGTGCTGGCTGTTATATTCCTTGGTGGGCCATCAAAAGCCGACTACCAAGAAGCTGCTAAGACACTGAAGGAGTTTGACGGCAACAGCCTCAACTCGGCACTCAAGTCGTCGAATGCTGATAACGCAAAGAAGCTGATTGAAGAGGCGGTGGGACGTGCTGATTTGATGATGAAGAAGCTTGATTCATCGAAGATTATGCGCGACGAGGAGACCAAAAAATCCTTTGGCGAGTACAAGACTGCCTATGAAAAGGTGCGCCCAAATATGCTTGCCATCGCCAATCTGATAGGAGATATGAAAGATTTCTCCAAGAAGTGTTCACCGAGCTATTTTAGCTATATCGGTAAGCCAGCAGATGAAGTTAGGAAGCTCTACGATGAAAAAATGAGCGGCTGCTATCAGTTACTCGATAACATTACTAAATCAGAGCAAAAAGAAGTGCAGGACTTTGGTAAGCAGATGAAGGAGTATTACAAGGCGTTAGGTGATTTCTTTGTAGCACGCGCCAATAAAGATTACAGTGTTCAGGCACCGCGCCTGTCGTCAGGCAGGTCAAACCCGCTATCCAATTTTGCCAAGAAAATCCAAGAATCAAATTTGCAGAAGCACGAGAAAGACTTCGTCAACCTGGTGAAAGAAAAAGCTGAAAAGTAATTTTCGCCTCGGCATCAAGCAAAACACCTCGCATAGTGACGAGGTGTTTTGTATAATAGAAATATGGATGAGGCAGCGCGACTGGAGGTTTTGGCGGCAGAGATTGTCGCTGGTGATATTTGTCATGACTTGGCGCTGCAGGCAACGCAGCTGGTGATGGGCGACGGTCGAGCTGACGCGGACATTGTATTTATCGGTGAAGCACCAGGAAAAAACGAAGACCTTCAGGGCAAACCATTCGTTGGGGCAGCTGGTACATTTCTTGACGAGATGTTAGCCGCAGCCCAGTTACGTCGCCAAGATGTCTATATCACCAATATTGTTAAATATCGGCCGCCAAACAATCGTGACCCACTACCGGAGGAGAAGCGCGCTTTTTGGCCGTATTTGATGCGTCAACTGCAAATTATTCAGCCAAAGGTAGTCATCACATTGGGTCGGCATAGCGGCATGGCATTTATTCCTGACTTGGCGATCTCGCGTGATCATGGCAATCCGCGCTGGGCACAATTCAACGGTTTGAAGTTCTTGGTAATTCCGCTGTATCATCCGGCAGCAGCGCTGTATAACGGGGCATTGCGGCAGACGTTAATTGATGATTTTGTGCGGGCGGCGCAATTGGCCGCCCAGGCGAGCGCCTGAGCTATTTTTGACAAGAGTTGGCGCCCCGTGCTATAATGGACGCAATTGTTAGGGGATAGATTTGTCGTACGTTGCCCCCGTGTCTATCGCCTGTCATTCTAATTTTGCAAAGGTATATTTTTATAAAAGGAGAACAATACGTATGGGCCAAAGACGACTCGCGACGCCGAAAGGCGATGATCAGTCAAAACGACCAGCTACAAAAAAAAGTAATACGGCGGTGATGAATAGTACCACCACTCGCAAAGGTGAAGTGTTTCGGGCGCAGCGGCGGACGAGCGAGAATGTTAACCTCAGGGCGTCGCAGCACGTGATCGATATCCCAGTCAATAAGTCGGTCTACAACGGCTATGGCGGCGAGCAATTTAGTGCCAAAATGCAACCAAAACGGACTCGTGGTGGCAAGCCAAAACTACGGATTATCCCAATCGGTGGTGTCGGCGAAATGGGCATCGGTAAAAACATGAACGCCATTGAGTATGACGATGAGATTATCATTGTGGACATGGGTTTCCTGTTTCCGGGCAGCGATTATCCAGGTATCAACTACATCACGCCAGATATCACCTGGCTAGAGGAGAACAAACATAAGATTAAGGCGCATGTGTTTACTCACGGGCACCTTGATCACATCGGTTCCTTCCGGCACTTTATCCACCGGATTCCAGCACCGGTCTATGCGTCGAAATTTACCATCGGCATGCTGGACAAGTCGATGGCTGACGCCGATACTGATTTTCAGCCGGACTTTCGGGTGATGGATCCATTGAGCCACGAAATTGTTCAGGTGTCGAAGTACTTTTCGGTTGAATTGGTACGGGTGAATCACTCAATTCCGGATT
This region includes:
- the truB gene encoding tRNA pseudouridine(55) synthase TruB, with translation MDEVLLIDKPAGMTSFGVVARLRRVLSQAAGKKVKVGHTGTLDPFATGLMIIVTGKKCREADTFTKLDKWYEAEIMLGQISTTGDPEGELTHVSVRQPSRSEVEAALGTFVGEIKQRPPIFSAIKINGRRAYQLARQGQPVDMPERTVSIYALELVTYEYPRLVIRAHVSSGTYIRSLAVDIGQKLETGAYCRRLRRQAIAEYDVTQAKPLADFGISS
- the rpsT gene encoding 30S ribosomal protein S20, with translation MPIIKSAIKRAKQTLKRRERNIGIKRDIKSAVKAFMAEPSAATLAAAHSELDTAVKKNLLKKNTAARRKSALSAIAKEAGVKLEATKKAAAKAPAKTAAKTTAKSTATKKPAAKKPAAKEAN
- the rpsO gene encoding 30S ribosomal protein S15, yielding MISKDDKAKAIALTQVNKDDVGSPQAQVSILTARIKEVTKHLKANKHDFMARRGLIQMVGKRKRLLRYLERTDFESYKAVVAALGLRK
- the pnp gene encoding polyribonucleotide nucleotidyltransferase, with product MAIINPSGKEIFSVTTELCGRPLTLEVNRVGFRTTGSVLVRYGDTVVLGSAQVGSRPVQLDYFPLSIDYEEKFYAAGKISGSRFIKREGRPSDEAVLIGRLIDRPIRPLFPKGYRQEVQVVATVLSMDPDFRPDVIAMIAASSALMLTGTPFDGPVAGLRVGRVNGEFKAFLTPEERAQSDLDLVVAGIESGITMVEAGAREVSEEVVVDAMAWAHQMMQPAIQLQRELAAKVAPTPQEYHLVLPDEAIQQTADEWVDGKLGEKVRRPYPERNEVVNEIRWAFHEAMVEKLGLSAEEYDEVRDEYDEAFTLALHNDVRRGIVEDNMRPDGRKLTEIRPLSSEVGLLPRAHGSSLFTRGVTQGMNIVTLAPLSYAQLVDTMEVNDGERRYMHHYNAPGYTVGEVKRMGSPGRREIGHGYLAERALTPVLPSEEDFPYAIRSVTEIMSQNGSTSMAATCSSCLALMDAGVPLSAPVSGIAMGLMMDGDTPYVLSDIADAEDFAGDMDFKVTGTAKGITALQMDMKVHGLPVAVLRQAIEQSKAGRAFILDHMLSILPAPRETLSPYAPRIEKLKIDPDKIGAVIGKGGEVINKITSETGAEVDIKEDGLITIASPNGESIEKALVWIKSLVEEPEVGKIYEGKVVSIKDFGAFVNILPGVDGMVHISKLADHRVAKVTDVVKEGQTVRVKITGIDERGKINLTMIGL
- a CDS encoding prepilin-type N-terminal cleavage/methylation domain-containing protein, whose amino-acid sequence is MGRQTGFTIVELLIVMVVIAILATIGIVAYSGVRQDATDTKIRSIVKIAGDALQIYDTQKRTLPSGQGTFNNANSVDSLVPQYIQPGYREGVSSKNASNPNDIFVWYPCKDTSGKITGIAVFAALNSAKPQESAQVNAVKATCNIPGAAVPTTGNPAYNYVQTF
- a CDS encoding uracil-DNA glycosylase is translated as MDEAARLEVLAAEIVAGDICHDLALQATQLVMGDGRADADIVFIGEAPGKNEDLQGKPFVGAAGTFLDEMLAAAQLRRQDVYITNIVKYRPPNNRDPLPEEKRAFWPYLMRQLQIIQPKVVITLGRHSGMAFIPDLAISRDHGNPRWAQFNGLKFLVIPLYHPAAALYNGALRQTLIDDFVRAAQLAAQASA
- a CDS encoding sortase; amino-acid sequence: MKQITHAKSCRRWLSMSLAIIMLAGGGYTLITAFSPFFRAQLINPMRNETTQLLAATPETNITEDRLYIPKIDINVPYATGGAETMERGAWWRQPENGNPVDGGNFVLSAHRFIMGLTPQQTIQKSPFYNIDKLRIGDEIIIDYRGKRYTYVISRLFDVKPDAVHIENRTNKPQLTLYSCTLGGAADGRMVFVATPR